From a region of the Halanaerobium hydrogeniformans genome:
- a CDS encoding RNA methyltransferase, protein MKAIEADVYLGLVHNPIYNKLGEIITTTVTNYDLHDISRAAKTYEIEKYYIINNLKSQQELVERVHDYWTGGRGADYCYNRHQAFSVLKIASELAEVKEKIKAETGKKPIVVATDAKEYANSVGYKKMREYLNDFERPFLIIFGTGYGLTEETLAECDYILDPVWGRGDFNHLSVRSAASIILDRLLSLPWWEE, encoded by the coding sequence ATGAAAGCAATTGAGGCAGATGTTTACCTGGGATTGGTACACAACCCAATCTATAATAAACTGGGTGAGATTATCACAACAACGGTTACTAATTATGATCTACATGATATCTCTAGAGCTGCAAAAACATATGAGATCGAGAAATATTATATAATTAATAACTTGAAATCACAACAGGAACTGGTAGAAAGGGTTCATGATTATTGGACCGGTGGTCGAGGAGCAGATTACTGCTATAACCGTCATCAGGCTTTTTCTGTTTTAAAAATTGCTTCTGAATTAGCTGAAGTAAAAGAGAAAATAAAGGCAGAAACAGGCAAAAAACCGATAGTTGTGGCAACTGATGCTAAAGAATATGCTAATTCTGTTGGTTATAAAAAGATGCGTGAGTATTTAAATGACTTTGAAAGGCCATTTTTGATCATCTTTGGCACAGGATATGGTTTAACAGAAGAAACACTGGCTGAGTGTGATTATATACTTGATCCAGTCTGGGGCCGAGGAGATTTTAACCATCTTTCTGTTAGAAGTGCTGCTTCGATTATTTTAGATCGTCTTTTATCTTTACCCTGGTGGGAAGAATAA
- the rplS gene encoding 50S ribosomal protein L19, with protein sequence MNIINEIEKEQMRDDIPEFAVGDTLNLKVRISEGGKERLQPYKGVVIKRNGGGLNETFTVRKIAHGVGVERTFPVHSSKLDAIEVVRRGDVRRSRLYYLRDRRGKASRIKEKREARVIPEVDAE encoded by the coding sequence ATGAATATTATCAATGAAATTGAAAAAGAACAAATGCGTGATGATATACCTGAATTCGCAGTAGGTGATACATTAAACCTAAAAGTTAGAATATCAGAAGGTGGTAAAGAAAGACTACAGCCTTATAAAGGTGTTGTAATTAAGAGAAACGGTGGAGGTTTAAATGAAACTTTTACTGTTCGTAAAATTGCTCATGGAGTTGGAGTAGAAAGAACTTTTCCAGTCCATTCCAGTAAATTAGATGCTATTGAGGTAGTAAGACGTGGTGATGTAAGAAGATCACGCCTCTATTACTTACGTGACAGAAGAGGTAAAGCTTCTAGAATTAAAGAAAAACGTGAAGCTAGAGTTATACCAGAAGTAGATGCAGAGTAA
- the ylqF gene encoding ribosome biogenesis GTPase YlqF — protein sequence MIQWYPGHMAKAKRILKDDLKLVDLIIEVLDARAPYSTQNPDLQSLVKDQKRVAVLNKKDLADPELNQKWLNYFKGEAVLLNSITGEGVGELKNLLNGLHYEITNKLSKKGRKARRIRAMIIGIPNVGKSALINLLAGSKAANIADKPGVTRGRQWVNVSKKVRLLDTPGILWPSFSDEDTAYKLALTGAVSNDVFDFELAAYKLIKFIKNIKAEKLEEFYQLDYLADHSYDILADIARKRGCLMTGGKVDRNRAAGIVINDYRDGKLGRITLEKPAEVDEDEIS from the coding sequence ATGATTCAATGGTATCCAGGCCATATGGCAAAAGCAAAAAGAATATTAAAAGATGACTTAAAATTGGTAGATTTAATTATCGAGGTCCTTGATGCAAGAGCACCTTACAGCACTCAAAATCCAGATCTGCAGTCTTTAGTAAAAGATCAAAAAAGAGTTGCTGTTTTAAATAAAAAGGATTTAGCTGATCCAGAATTAAATCAAAAGTGGTTAAATTATTTTAAGGGAGAGGCAGTTTTACTAAACTCTATAACCGGAGAAGGAGTTGGAGAATTAAAGAATCTCTTAAACGGTCTTCACTATGAAATCACAAATAAGCTATCTAAAAAGGGAAGAAAGGCAAGAAGGATCAGAGCTATGATCATTGGAATACCCAATGTAGGTAAATCAGCCCTGATTAACCTTTTAGCTGGTTCTAAAGCTGCTAATATAGCTGATAAACCGGGTGTTACTAGAGGTAGACAGTGGGTTAATGTCAGTAAAAAGGTCAGACTGCTTGATACTCCGGGTATTTTATGGCCCAGTTTTTCTGATGAAGATACTGCCTATAAGCTGGCTTTAACAGGTGCTGTTAGTAATGATGTTTTTGATTTTGAACTTGCAGCATATAAACTAATTAAATTTATTAAAAATATCAAAGCAGAAAAATTAGAAGAATTCTATCAGCTGGATTATTTAGCAGATCATTCCTATGATATTCTGGCAGATATTGCCCGCAAAAGAGGTTGTCTAATGACCGGTGGCAAAGTCGACCGTAATCGGGCAGCTGGAATTGTAATTAATGATTATAGAGATGGTAAATTAGGTAGAATAACTTTAGAAAAACCTGCAGAGGTGGATGAAGATGAAATATCCTGA